Proteins from a genomic interval of Gemmatimonas sp.:
- a CDS encoding DUF1232 domain-containing protein: MSDLRGPRTGMKRSVMRVVRQIPSYLRLLVGLVGDRRVSRLDRFFVVAALAYIVSPLDFIPDVIPFLGQVDDVFLLMTALQRMVEHAGRGVLRDHWRGAPEELDDLDVVRVLQAAAFFLPVGMRRRLRRVVGRR, translated from the coding sequence ATGAGCGACTTGCGCGGTCCGCGCACCGGCATGAAGCGCTCCGTCATGCGCGTCGTGCGGCAGATCCCCTCGTATCTTCGGCTGCTGGTCGGGCTGGTGGGGGATCGTCGCGTATCGCGTCTCGACCGCTTCTTCGTCGTCGCGGCACTCGCGTACATCGTGTCGCCGCTCGACTTCATCCCCGACGTGATCCCGTTTCTGGGGCAGGTCGACGACGTCTTCCTGCTCATGACGGCCCTGCAGCGCATGGTGGAGCACGCCGGCCGCGGGGTGCTGCGTGACCATTGGCGGGGCGCACCGGAAGAGCTCGACGATCTCGATGTGGTCCGGGTGCTGCAGGCCGCGGCATTCTTCCTGCCCGTGGGGATGCGCCGGCGGTTGCGGCGCGTGGTCGGCCGCCGCTGA
- the guaB gene encoding IMP dehydrogenase, which yields MAPSTRSARVRDDVALTFDDVLLAPRHSLTHPREVSLVSRFTRGIALNVPLVSAAMDTVTESEMAIAMARYGAIGVLHKNMSVDRQAAEVDRVKRSESGMILNPITLSPTASLREAVALMMRFKISGVPIVDGSGKLVGILTNRDLQFERDLDRPLAEVMTSEDLVTAPMGTGLDEAEKILARHRIEKLPVTDAHGNLKGLITVKDIHKRRQYPDANKDQYGRLRVAAAIGAGGDYLDRARALIQAGVDVLIIDTAHGHSEGVLQATARVREAFPDVQLVAGNVATKAGAAALVDRGVDAVKVGVGPGSICTTRVVTGVGVPQIAAIMDAVEGAGDVPVIADGGIKYSGDIVKALAAGASSVMMGSMLAGTEESPGESFLLEGRRFKMIRGMGSLSAMQDGSADRYFQDGEMSPKKLVPEGIEGRVPYKGPVGDVLFQMIGGLRSGMGYVGCGTIEALRTEAEFVRITTAGLRESHPHDVTITREAPNYSL from the coding sequence ATGGCACCCTCAACTCGCTCCGCTCGTGTTCGCGACGACGTCGCGCTGACCTTCGATGACGTCCTCCTCGCCCCCCGGCACTCGCTCACGCATCCGCGTGAGGTGAGTCTCGTGTCCCGCTTCACGCGAGGCATCGCGCTCAATGTGCCGCTGGTGTCAGCGGCCATGGATACGGTCACCGAAAGCGAAATGGCGATCGCCATGGCCCGCTACGGTGCGATCGGCGTGCTGCACAAGAACATGTCGGTCGACCGGCAGGCGGCCGAGGTCGATCGCGTCAAGCGCAGCGAGAGCGGGATGATCCTCAACCCGATCACGCTCTCCCCCACGGCGTCGCTCCGTGAGGCCGTGGCGCTCATGATGCGCTTCAAGATCTCGGGGGTGCCCATCGTCGATGGATCGGGCAAGCTGGTGGGTATTCTCACCAACCGCGACCTGCAGTTCGAGCGCGATCTCGACCGTCCGCTCGCCGAGGTCATGACCAGCGAGGACCTGGTGACGGCGCCCATGGGGACCGGGCTCGATGAGGCCGAAAAGATTCTGGCCCGTCACCGCATCGAGAAGCTGCCGGTCACCGACGCGCACGGCAACCTGAAGGGGCTGATTACCGTCAAGGACATCCACAAGCGCCGCCAGTACCCCGATGCCAACAAGGATCAGTACGGGCGGCTTCGTGTAGCGGCGGCCATCGGGGCGGGCGGGGATTACCTCGACCGGGCCCGGGCGCTCATCCAGGCGGGCGTGGATGTGCTCATCATCGATACGGCCCACGGGCACAGCGAAGGGGTGCTGCAGGCCACGGCGCGAGTTCGCGAGGCCTTCCCCGATGTGCAGCTCGTTGCGGGCAACGTGGCCACGAAGGCCGGGGCGGCGGCGCTGGTGGATCGTGGCGTGGACGCCGTGAAGGTGGGCGTTGGCCCCGGCTCCATCTGTACCACCCGCGTGGTCACCGGGGTGGGCGTACCGCAAATCGCCGCCATCATGGATGCCGTCGAAGGGGCCGGTGACGTCCCGGTCATTGCCGATGGCGGCATCAAGTACTCGGGGGACATCGTCAAGGCGCTGGCCGCCGGCGCCTCGAGCGTCATGATGGGCAGCATGCTCGCCGGTACCGAGGAAAGCCCGGGGGAATCGTTCCTCCTCGAGGGGCGCCGCTTCAAGATGATTCGCGGCATGGGGTCGCTCTCCGCGATGCAGGATGGCTCCGCCGACCGTTACTTCCAGGATGGGGAAATGTCCCCCAAGAAGTTGGTCCCGGAGGGGATCGAGGGGCGCGTCCCCTACAAGGGCCCGGTAGGCGACGTGCTCTTCCAGATGATCGGGGGGCTGCGCAGCGGGATGGGCTACGTCGGGTGCGGCACCATCGAGGCGTTGCGTACGGAGGCGGAGTTCGTGCGCATCACCACGGCGGGGCTCCGGGAATCGCATCCGCACGATGTGACGATCACGCGAGAGGCGCCGAACTACTCGCTGTAA
- a CDS encoding amino acid permease, translated as MGIWSKKSITALRAEAASSEGGLKRTLGALNLTMLGIGAIIGAGIFVLTGTAAANFAGPGVSLSFVLAGLACLFAGLCYAEFASMIPIAGSAYTYSYATMGEGVAWFIGWNLVLEYLFAAATVSVGWSGYFSAMLNEVGVHIPAAFASAPLTVVNGHEVVRAFTCVDGTGATLMDATTSAAFVVREACTAAGGTPVEGLINLPAVLLILALTFLLVRGVQESATFNNIVVAIKMVIVLLVIGFGFMYVNTDNWSPFIPEMVTNPDGSTKYGMSGVLRAAPVVFFSYIGFDAVSTAAQEAKNPQRDLPIGMIASLLICTVLYILMSLVMTGLAPYTALGVPHPVSAALEAVPQLKWLEYLVNIGAVAGLSSVVLVMLMGQPRIFYTMSRDGLLPKIFAKVHPVYQTPAASTWIVGIIAIVIAGFFPLGLLGELVSGGTLAAFATVCIGVWVLRARSPELERPFKTPLVPLVPLLGAGATIYMMLQLPGLTWALLGAWTAIGMTTYFLYGMRNSTIGKQEAGQK; from the coding sequence ATGGGCATCTGGTCCAAGAAATCGATCACGGCGCTCCGCGCCGAGGCCGCCAGCTCGGAGGGCGGCCTCAAGCGCACGCTCGGCGCGCTCAACCTCACCATGCTTGGGATCGGTGCCATCATCGGCGCCGGCATCTTCGTGCTCACCGGAACGGCGGCGGCCAACTTCGCCGGCCCCGGTGTGTCGCTCTCCTTCGTGCTCGCCGGCCTGGCCTGCCTCTTCGCCGGCCTGTGCTACGCCGAGTTCGCGTCGATGATTCCCATCGCCGGTTCCGCGTACACCTACAGCTACGCCACCATGGGTGAAGGCGTGGCGTGGTTCATCGGCTGGAATCTGGTCCTCGAGTACCTGTTTGCCGCCGCCACGGTGTCGGTGGGGTGGTCGGGCTACTTCAGCGCCATGCTGAACGAAGTGGGCGTGCACATCCCGGCCGCCTTCGCCTCGGCACCGCTCACGGTGGTCAACGGGCATGAAGTCGTTCGCGCCTTCACCTGCGTCGACGGCACCGGCGCCACCCTGATGGACGCGACCACCTCGGCTGCCTTCGTGGTGCGTGAAGCGTGCACCGCGGCCGGCGGCACACCGGTCGAAGGGCTCATCAACCTTCCGGCCGTGCTGCTCATCCTCGCCCTCACGTTCCTGCTGGTGCGTGGCGTGCAGGAATCGGCGACGTTCAACAACATCGTCGTGGCCATCAAGATGGTCATCGTGCTGCTCGTCATCGGCTTCGGCTTCATGTACGTGAACACCGACAACTGGTCGCCGTTCATTCCGGAGATGGTCACCAACCCCGATGGCAGCACGAAGTACGGCATGTCCGGTGTGCTGCGCGCCGCACCGGTGGTGTTCTTCTCCTACATCGGCTTCGACGCCGTCTCCACCGCCGCGCAGGAAGCCAAGAACCCGCAGCGCGACCTGCCCATCGGCATGATCGCGTCGCTGCTCATCTGCACGGTGCTGTACATCCTCATGTCGCTGGTCATGACCGGTCTGGCGCCCTACACGGCGCTGGGCGTGCCGCACCCGGTCTCGGCCGCGCTCGAAGCCGTGCCGCAGCTCAAGTGGCTCGAGTACCTCGTGAACATCGGCGCCGTGGCCGGTCTGTCGTCGGTCGTGCTGGTCATGCTCATGGGGCAGCCGCGCATCTTCTACACCATGTCGCGCGACGGTCTGCTCCCCAAGATCTTTGCCAAGGTGCATCCGGTGTACCAGACGCCGGCCGCCTCCACCTGGATCGTGGGCATCATCGCCATCGTCATCGCCGGCTTCTTCCCCCTCGGCCTGCTCGGTGAGCTGGTGTCGGGTGGCACGCTCGCGGCATTCGCCACGGTGTGCATTGGCGTGTGGGTGCTGCGCGCGCGTTCCCCCGAACTCGAGCGGCCGTTCAAGACGCCGCTGGTGCCCCTGGTGCCCCTGCTCGGGGCCGGTGCCACGATCTACATGATGCTGCAGCTTCCCGGGCTGACCTGGGCCCTGCTTGGCGCGTGGACCGCGATCGGCATGACCACGTATTTCCTGTACGGCATGCGCAACTCCACGATTGGCAAGCAGGAAGCCGGACAGAAATGA
- a CDS encoding bifunctional oligoribonuclease/PAP phosphatase NrnA, whose translation MTDAVADGLLSASEARQAAIHEWFAALRPGSTVALSTHINADGDGCGSETALARLLAQRGIRCRIVNPTPWPSMFGFLLGDDVEEASAHGAAALADVDALVVLDINDVRRLGQLADAVRALTVPISVIDHHVAGDEPVGTLAVADTTACATAELVYDIAVTLGLEITPAIAQSLYAAILTDTGSFRYSNTSPRAHGIAAALLAAGVNPEEMYRRIYAQVSLGRLQLLREALGTLVSEPDLGLSHISVDAGVTERYDVTSEELDGIVEHPRSITGTRMALFFRDLGYGKVKVSLRSTGDVDVQRFARRYGGGGHRKASGAMMTGSLDQVRTQVVAEARAYLRGELTDE comes from the coding sequence ATGACCGACGCTGTGGCCGATGGGCTGCTGAGTGCGTCCGAGGCGCGACAGGCGGCGATCCACGAGTGGTTCGCCGCCCTCCGCCCGGGTTCCACCGTGGCTCTGTCCACGCACATCAATGCCGATGGTGACGGGTGCGGCAGCGAAACCGCGCTGGCGAGATTGCTCGCCCAGCGCGGCATTCGCTGCCGCATCGTCAATCCCACCCCGTGGCCGTCCATGTTCGGCTTCCTGCTCGGTGACGATGTGGAGGAGGCGAGTGCACACGGTGCTGCCGCGCTCGCCGACGTCGATGCCCTGGTCGTGCTCGACATCAACGACGTGCGGCGCCTGGGCCAGCTGGCCGATGCGGTGCGGGCGCTCACGGTGCCCATTTCCGTGATCGACCACCATGTGGCCGGCGACGAACCGGTGGGTACGCTGGCGGTCGCTGACACGACGGCCTGTGCAACTGCCGAGCTGGTGTACGACATCGCCGTGACGCTCGGGCTGGAGATCACCCCAGCCATTGCCCAGTCGCTGTACGCCGCCATCCTCACCGACACCGGCAGCTTTCGCTACAGCAACACCTCGCCGCGCGCGCATGGCATCGCCGCGGCGCTGCTGGCCGCTGGGGTGAATCCGGAAGAGATGTACCGGCGCATCTATGCGCAGGTGAGCCTTGGCCGGTTGCAGCTGTTGCGCGAGGCGCTCGGAACGCTGGTCAGCGAGCCCGATCTTGGCCTTTCGCACATTTCGGTGGATGCCGGGGTCACCGAGCGCTACGACGTGACCAGCGAGGAGCTCGACGGCATCGTGGAGCATCCGCGCAGCATTACGGGCACGCGCATGGCGCTTTTCTTCCGCGACCTGGGCTATGGCAAGGTCAAGGTGAGCTTGCGCAGCACCGGCGATGTCGACGTGCAGCGGTTCGCGCGTCGGTACGGCGGTGGTGGTCACCGCAAGGCGTCGGGAGCCATGATGACCGGGTCGCTCGATCAGGTGCGCACCCAGGTGGTGGCCGAGGCACGCGCGTACCTGCGCGGTGAGCTCACGGACGAGTAG
- a CDS encoding Mrp/NBP35 family ATP-binding protein, producing MQPLMERITGALAAVRNPRTGADVMAAEQVRDIATTRDGKVRLTLLLAPEDDATLVRDVRQAIEALEGVSDVRVDVRDPAQSDPTPARRAPATPAPNMNQPKAPAAGGMGRALPVMDATPQKAPPKVPDPVQYPNLGRIIAISSGKGGVGKSTVAVNLAISLAKAGKRVGIMDADIYGPNMPLMLGVDAAPAVRDEKIIPLEAHGIKVISLGFLIEKDQPAIWRGPIVMKIITQFLRDVNWGQLDYFLVDMPPGTGDAQLSLVQATQVHGAVVVTTPQQVAVGDALRGVKMFERTAVPVLGIVENMSYFENPETGKPIALFGTGGGERLAKECDLPLLGQVPIDPRIQEGGDTGRPIVSAEPESKAAKAFSAIADRVMQRVAERYG from the coding sequence ATGCAGCCACTCATGGAACGGATCACCGGCGCTCTTGCCGCGGTCCGTAATCCGCGTACCGGCGCCGATGTCATGGCCGCCGAGCAAGTGCGCGATATCGCCACCACCCGCGACGGCAAGGTCCGCCTCACGCTGCTGCTGGCCCCGGAAGACGATGCCACGCTCGTGCGTGATGTCCGGCAGGCCATCGAAGCGCTCGAGGGAGTGAGCGATGTACGTGTGGATGTGCGCGATCCCGCCCAGAGCGACCCCACTCCGGCGCGACGTGCGCCGGCGACACCAGCTCCCAACATGAATCAACCCAAGGCTCCCGCCGCGGGCGGCATGGGCCGCGCGCTTCCGGTCATGGATGCGACGCCGCAGAAGGCCCCGCCCAAAGTGCCCGATCCCGTGCAGTATCCCAACCTGGGGCGCATCATCGCCATCTCCTCGGGGAAGGGCGGGGTGGGCAAGAGCACGGTCGCGGTGAACCTCGCCATCTCGCTGGCGAAGGCCGGCAAGCGGGTCGGCATCATGGACGCCGACATCTATGGTCCCAACATGCCCCTCATGCTGGGCGTGGATGCGGCGCCGGCGGTACGCGACGAAAAGATCATCCCGCTCGAAGCGCACGGCATCAAGGTCATCTCGCTGGGCTTCCTCATCGAGAAGGATCAGCCGGCGATCTGGCGCGGCCCCATCGTGATGAAGATCATCACGCAGTTTCTGCGCGACGTGAACTGGGGGCAGCTGGATTACTTCCTCGTGGACATGCCGCCGGGCACCGGTGACGCGCAGCTCTCGCTCGTGCAGGCCACGCAGGTGCACGGTGCCGTGGTCGTGACCACGCCGCAGCAGGTGGCGGTGGGCGACGCCCTGCGCGGCGTGAAGATGTTCGAGCGCACCGCGGTGCCCGTGCTCGGCATCGTCGAGAACATGTCGTACTTCGAGAACCCCGAGACCGGCAAGCCCATCGCGCTCTTCGGTACCGGCGGCGGCGAACGGTTGGCCAAGGAGTGCGACCTGCCGCTGCTGGGGCAGGTGCCCATCGACCCGCGCATTCAGGAGGGCGGCGATACGGGTCGGCCCATCGTGTCGGCCGAACCGGAATCGAAGGCGGCCAAGGCGTTCAGCGCCATTGCCGACCGTGTAATGCAGCGCGTTGCCGAACGCTACGGCTGA
- a CDS encoding MATE family efflux transporter — MALPAVIANLLMTAFHNVDTFWIGRSLGAESLAAVTGAVFWVWLVISVGEMVSIGLDAIAARRHGERRPQDAARTVGDGFVLALLLGAAIAVATPFVLGGLFDLLGTTDRVSAIGRSYLGMYFLGMPLIFGFFAVDAAFRARGDTRTPLWILAATTVLGLALDPLLIRGLGPFPALGVRGAALATLVPRGLACLAGVLILQRRGMLTWGWPRWPVLGTIVRVGAPAAATGVVFSFIYVLLTRITTQFGTPALAALGLGFRMESVVYVASVGMGAAVAAIVGQSLGAGDVARAARAGWMSTAIVSVVGVAMAVASLLFAEEFAGIFSDDPAVIAEAARYLRISAFSQLFLGAEVVLESAMAGAGWTLVPMLLSTSITALRLPLGAWAAGVWGTSGLWWTIALTAAARGVLMVLLWGSGRWRGVRV, encoded by the coding sequence GTGGCGCTTCCGGCCGTCATCGCGAACCTGCTGATGACGGCCTTTCACAACGTCGACACCTTCTGGATCGGGCGCTCGCTCGGGGCGGAATCGCTGGCGGCCGTCACGGGCGCGGTGTTCTGGGTGTGGCTGGTGATCTCCGTGGGGGAGATGGTGAGCATCGGTCTCGACGCCATCGCCGCGCGCCGGCATGGTGAGCGACGGCCACAGGACGCGGCGCGTACGGTGGGCGATGGGTTCGTGCTGGCCTTGCTGCTTGGCGCCGCCATCGCCGTGGCTACGCCGTTCGTGCTCGGCGGACTCTTCGATCTGTTGGGGACCACCGACCGCGTCAGTGCGATTGGCCGGTCGTATCTGGGCATGTACTTCCTTGGCATGCCGCTGATCTTCGGCTTCTTCGCCGTCGATGCGGCCTTTCGCGCCCGGGGCGATACCCGTACGCCGCTCTGGATTCTGGCGGCGACCACGGTGCTGGGACTGGCGCTTGACCCGCTCCTCATTCGCGGCCTCGGTCCGTTTCCGGCGCTTGGGGTACGCGGCGCCGCGTTGGCTACGCTGGTGCCGCGCGGACTCGCGTGCCTTGCCGGGGTGCTCATCCTGCAACGTCGCGGGATGCTGACGTGGGGATGGCCACGTTGGCCGGTGCTGGGCACGATCGTGCGCGTCGGGGCACCCGCTGCGGCAACGGGCGTGGTGTTCAGCTTCATCTACGTGCTGCTCACGCGCATCACCACGCAGTTCGGTACGCCCGCACTGGCTGCACTGGGCCTCGGTTTTCGCATGGAGAGCGTGGTGTACGTGGCCAGTGTCGGCATGGGCGCGGCCGTGGCGGCCATCGTGGGGCAGAGCCTCGGTGCCGGCGATGTTGCGCGTGCCGCGCGCGCCGGGTGGATGTCCACCGCCATCGTGAGTGTGGTGGGGGTGGCCATGGCGGTGGCCAGTCTGCTCTTCGCCGAGGAGTTTGCGGGTATCTTCTCCGACGATCCGGCCGTCATAGCGGAGGCGGCGCGCTATCTGCGCATCTCCGCGTTTTCGCAGCTGTTTCTCGGCGCCGAGGTGGTGCTCGAAAGTGCCATGGCCGGCGCGGGGTGGACGCTGGTGCCGATGCTGCTCAGCACGAGCATTACGGCGCTGCGACTACCGCTGGGCGCGTGGGCGGCCGGCGTGTGGGGTACGTCGGGGCTGTGGTGGACCATTGCCCTCACCGCTGCGGCGCGTGGCGTGCTCATGGTGCTGCTCTGGGGGTCGGGGCGGTGGCGCGGCGTGCGCGTTTAG
- a CDS encoding SAM-dependent chlorinase/fluorinase has product MSTPAITLLTDFGTADGYVAELKGVLVSLAPSVPIVDLSHDIPPQDIAFGRLTVARYWRRFPVGTVHLVVVDPGVGTARAAIAIASEGRYLVGPDNGVLSPALFSLDARVVQLPVDPAASATFHGRDVFAPVAARLALGASLEELGESYTSPVRLRTPPPHRDAHGLLHGEVLTIDRFGNIITNLLTRDSSGMVKIGGRAARLVRTYGEAARGELVALIGSSGFVEVAVREGNAAAALGIERGAAVVLG; this is encoded by the coding sequence ATGTCCACGCCGGCCATCACCCTCCTCACCGACTTCGGTACCGCCGACGGCTACGTCGCCGAACTGAAAGGGGTGCTGGTATCGCTGGCGCCCTCGGTGCCCATTGTGGATCTGTCGCACGACATCCCGCCGCAGGACATTGCCTTCGGCAGGCTGACCGTGGCGCGCTACTGGCGGCGCTTCCCGGTGGGGACGGTGCATCTGGTGGTGGTCGATCCCGGTGTGGGCACGGCACGCGCGGCCATCGCGATTGCCAGCGAGGGACGCTATCTCGTGGGTCCCGATAACGGCGTGCTCTCCCCGGCACTCTTTTCGCTCGACGCGCGCGTGGTGCAGCTCCCCGTGGACCCGGCGGCATCGGCGACCTTTCACGGACGCGATGTGTTTGCCCCGGTGGCCGCGCGGCTGGCGCTGGGCGCGTCGTTGGAGGAGCTCGGCGAGTCGTATACGAGCCCCGTGCGCCTGCGCACGCCACCTCCCCATCGCGACGCCCACGGCCTGCTGCACGGCGAGGTGCTCACCATTGATCGCTTCGGCAACATCATTACCAACCTGCTCACGCGCGACAGCAGCGGGATGGTGAAGATCGGCGGTCGCGCCGCCCGGCTCGTGCGCACCTACGGCGAAGCAGCGCGCGGCGAGCTGGTGGCCCTCATCGGGTCGAGCGGCTTTGTGGAGGTGGCGGTGCGGGAGGGGAACGCGGCCGCGGCGCTTGGCATCGAGCGCGGGGCGGCGGTGGTGCTGGGGTGA
- a CDS encoding sigma-70 family RNA polymerase sigma factor encodes MPMPDELGTLPDADVVRLAQQGRELAFRELVRRYERPVFSLVFRMVRDRETAEDLAQDAFVKVLNHIDKYSPEFKFSSWLFKIANNVAIDHLRRRKLDTISMDGSPHATTASEVEASSLELVSEQESALDEMEAKELGSAIERAIASLRPEYRACIMLRHVEGRAYEEIAATLDLPLGTVKTYIHRARHELRKALEPLRQ; translated from the coding sequence ATGCCAATGCCCGACGAGCTGGGAACACTCCCCGACGCCGATGTGGTCCGCCTCGCCCAGCAGGGGCGCGAGCTCGCGTTTCGCGAACTCGTGCGCCGCTACGAGCGGCCCGTGTTTTCTCTCGTCTTCCGCATGGTGCGCGACCGGGAAACCGCCGAGGACCTGGCGCAGGACGCCTTCGTGAAGGTCCTCAATCACATCGACAAGTACAGCCCCGAGTTCAAGTTCTCGAGCTGGCTGTTCAAGATCGCCAACAACGTCGCCATCGATCACCTGCGGCGGCGCAAGCTGGACACGATCAGCATGGACGGCAGCCCGCACGCGACGACGGCGTCGGAGGTGGAAGCGTCGTCGCTGGAGCTGGTGTCGGAGCAGGAAAGCGCGCTGGACGAGATGGAGGCGAAAGAGCTGGGCTCGGCCATCGAACGGGCCATCGCCTCCCTGCGCCCCGAGTATCGCGCCTGCATCATGCTGCGTCATGTGGAGGGGCGCGCCTACGAGGAAATCGCGGCCACGCTGGACCTCCCGCTCGGGACGGTGAAGACGTACATCCACCGTGCCCGGCACGAGCTCCGCAAGGCCCTCGAACCCCTGCGTCAGTGA
- a CDS encoding ubiquinone/menaquinone biosynthesis methyltransferase produces MPRILDASSAASSHSGDGLQVAASAAQGEGKREYVQRMFSDIAPRYDLLNHVLSLNIDKRWRKRALRALDWDARPAGTYLDLCAGTLDVGALLVRQPGFQGFVAGADFAVPMLQHGKGKAPYAVLTPVGADALQLPFAAASIDGAIVAFGIRNVADLDAGLREVRRVLRPGARFVILEFSTPRFALVRAAYLAYFHHVLPFVGRLVSGHRSAYTYLPMSVANFPTEETLAERMRAAGFSTVTWERLTLGIAAIHTGTV; encoded by the coding sequence ATGCCACGCATTTTGGACGCTTCTTCCGCCGCGTCGAGCCACTCGGGGGATGGCCTGCAGGTCGCCGCCAGCGCCGCCCAGGGCGAAGGGAAGCGCGAGTACGTACAGCGCATGTTCTCCGACATTGCGCCGCGCTACGACCTGCTCAACCACGTACTCTCCCTCAACATCGACAAGCGCTGGCGCAAGCGGGCGCTGCGCGCGCTCGACTGGGATGCGCGTCCTGCCGGCACGTACCTCGACCTGTGCGCCGGCACCCTCGATGTGGGGGCGCTGCTGGTTCGCCAGCCCGGCTTTCAAGGGTTCGTGGCCGGAGCCGACTTCGCGGTGCCCATGCTGCAGCATGGCAAGGGGAAGGCGCCGTATGCGGTGCTCACGCCCGTGGGTGCCGATGCCCTGCAACTGCCCTTCGCTGCAGCCAGCATCGATGGGGCCATCGTGGCCTTCGGCATCCGGAATGTGGCCGATCTCGACGCCGGCCTGCGTGAAGTCCGCAGGGTGCTGCGCCCGGGGGCGCGCTTCGTCATTCTCGAATTCTCCACGCCGCGCTTCGCGCTGGTCCGAGCGGCGTACCTCGCCTACTTCCACCACGTGCTCCCGTTCGTCGGACGCCTCGTCAGTGGACACCGGTCGGCGTATACGTACCTCCCCATGTCGGTGGCGAACTTCCCCACGGAGGAGACGTTGGCCGAGCGCATGCGCGCCGCCGGGTTCTCCACCGTGACGTGGGAGCGACTCACGCTCGGCATCGCGGCCATCCACACGGGCACCGTGTAA
- a CDS encoding menaquinone biosynthesis decarboxylase → MALDTLSEFIDAIDRIGELHRITQPVKVHLELTEIADRVSKMPGGGKALLFEKPVLRDGTISQYPVAINLFGSMKRMSLALGVENLDDIGARITQLMDLKVPDGFLGKLSLLPRLLEVSKFPPRVKGGSPSCQEIVWQGDEIDLDRIPVLHCWPEDGGPYITMTAVISKDPVRGIRNVGMYRVQQLGKKHVAMHWQRHKTGAEHMRQMAERGEKMPVCIVVGSDPASMFSASAPLPPNIDEFLFAGFLRRDPVRLTKAVTNDLEVPADAEFVIEGYIDPAEELVVEGPFGDHTGFYSEADLYPRVHVTAVTMRRNAVYSTTIVGRPPMEDFYLGHATERIFLPLLKLTTPEVVDYHMPAEGGFHNLVFVSIDKKYPGHADKVMHALWGQGLMSLAKVLVVVDKEINVRNPVEAWWVALNNMDPQRDVRFTMGPVDVLDHASRAFTYGSKMGIDATRKWPEEGFTRAWPKVIEMDAATKQAVDAKWASLGLGPRP, encoded by the coding sequence ATGGCACTCGATACCCTTTCCGAATTCATCGACGCGATCGATCGCATCGGCGAACTGCACCGCATCACCCAGCCTGTGAAGGTGCATCTCGAACTCACCGAAATCGCCGACCGGGTCTCCAAGATGCCGGGGGGCGGCAAGGCGCTGCTCTTCGAGAAGCCGGTGCTGCGCGATGGCACCATCTCGCAGTATCCGGTGGCCATCAACTTGTTCGGCTCCATGAAGCGCATGTCGCTCGCCCTCGGCGTCGAGAACCTCGACGACATTGGCGCGCGCATCACACAGCTCATGGACCTCAAGGTCCCCGACGGGTTCCTCGGCAAGCTGTCGTTGTTGCCACGGCTGCTGGAGGTGTCGAAGTTTCCGCCGCGCGTGAAGGGCGGGTCGCCGTCGTGCCAGGAGATCGTGTGGCAGGGCGACGAGATCGATCTCGACCGGATTCCGGTGCTGCACTGCTGGCCGGAAGACGGTGGCCCGTACATCACCATGACCGCGGTGATCTCCAAGGACCCCGTGCGCGGCATTCGCAATGTGGGCATGTACCGCGTGCAGCAGCTGGGCAAGAAGCATGTGGCCATGCACTGGCAGCGCCACAAGACGGGCGCCGAGCACATGCGGCAGATGGCGGAGCGCGGTGAGAAGATGCCGGTGTGCATCGTGGTGGGGAGCGATCCCGCCAGCATGTTCAGCGCCAGCGCGCCGCTCCCGCCCAACATCGACGAGTTTCTTTTCGCCGGCTTCCTGCGCCGTGATCCGGTGCGGCTCACCAAGGCGGTGACCAACGATCTCGAAGTACCCGCCGATGCGGAGTTCGTGATCGAGGGGTACATCGACCCGGCTGAAGAGCTGGTCGTGGAAGGGCCGTTCGGCGACCACACGGGCTTCTACAGCGAAGCCGACCTGTATCCGCGCGTGCACGTGACGGCGGTGACGATGCGACGCAACGCCGTGTACTCCACGACCATCGTGGGGCGCCCGCCCATGGAAGACTTCTATCTCGGGCACGCCACCGAGCGCATCTTCCTGCCGTTGCTCAAGCTTACCACGCCGGAAGTCGTGGACTACCACATGCCGGCCGAGGGCGGGTTTCACAACCTCGTGTTCGTGAGCATCGACAAGAAGTATCCCGGCCATGCCGACAAGGTGATGCACGCCTTGTGGGGGCAGGGGCTCATGTCGCTGGCCAAGGTGCTGGTGGTGGTGGACAAGGAGATCAATGTGCGCAACCCGGTGGAAGCCTGGTGGGTGGCGCTCAACAACATGGACCCGCAGCGCGACGTGCGCTTCACCATGGGGCCGGTGGACGTGCTCGATCATGCCAGCCGCGCCTTCACGTACGGCAGCAAGATGGGGATCGACGCCACACGCAAATGGCCGGAGGAAGGCTTCACACGGGCGTGGCCCAAGGTAATCGAGATGGACGCGGCCACGAAGCAGGCGGTCGATGCCAAGTGGGCGAGTCTCGGGTTGGGCCCGAGGCCGTGA